The following coding sequences lie in one Lolium perenne isolate Kyuss_39 chromosome 2, Kyuss_2.0, whole genome shotgun sequence genomic window:
- the LOC127335835 gene encoding probable isoaspartyl peptidase/L-asparaginase 3 isoform X3: MEIGAVAAMRYVKDGIKAAKLVMEHTGHTLLVGEKATAFAISMGLAGPTNLSSPDSMEKWSNWRQNHCQPNFWKNVDPAGNCGPYHPINIPPFGSMDPVQNAVVETQGPTCQGWFESNNLLEPTNSHFKSVINRHNHDTISMAVIDKMGHVAAGTSTNGAAFKIPGRVGDGPIPGSSAYADDEVGACGATGDGDIMMRFLPCYQVVESMRRGMEPRDAAMDAISRISRKYPDFVGAVFAINKKGVHAGACHGWTFQYSVRNSSMRDVEVFTVTP, from the exons ATGGAAATTGGAGCTGTGGCGGCCATGAGATATGTGAAAGATGGAATTAAGGCCGCAAAGTTGGTCATGGAGCACACCGGCCATACTCTTCTTGTTGGAGAGAAGGCAACCGCCTTTGCAATTTCAATGGGTCTTGCAGGACCAACTAACCTGAGCTCACCGGACTCAATGGAGAAATGGTCAAATTGGAGACAAAACCATTGCCAGCCTAACTTTTGGAAAAATGTTGATCCTGCTGGCAACTGTGGTCCATACCATCCTATAAATATACCACCATTTGGGTCTATGGACCCTGTTCAAAATGCTGTGGTGGAGACTCAAGGGCCCACCTGTCAAGGATGGTTCGAAAGTAATAATTTGCTGGAACCGACAAACTCCCATTTCAAGTCTGTTATTAATCGCCACAACCATGATACAATCTCTATGGCCGTGATTGACAAG ATGGGTCATGTAGCAGCTGGCACATCAACCAATGGTGCTGCGTTCAAAATTCCTGGAAG GGTAGGTGATGGACCAATACCAGGTTCTTCTGCATATGCTGATGATGAAGTTGGGGCTTGTGGAGCTACCGGTGATGGTGATATTATGATGCGCTTCCTTCCATG TTATCAAGTAGTAGAGAGCATGCGGCGAGGGATGGAGCCTCGAGATGCTGCCATGGATGCTATATCAAGAATTTCTCGGAAATACCCCGATTTTGTTGGTGCTGTATTTGCGATTAACAAGAAAGGAGTGCATGCCGGGGCATGCCATGGATGGACATTTCAGTATTCTGTCAGGAATTCCAGCATGCGAGATGTGGAGGTCTTCACAGTAACACCTTGA
- the LOC127335835 gene encoding probable isoaspartyl peptidase/L-asparaginase 3 isoform X1, with amino-acid sequence MDRSSAGFLLRLLLLQFSWFLALGGGGAAEGGDLFPVVVSTWPFREAVRAAWEVVKAGGAGGSAVDAVVAGCSACEVLRCDGTVGPGGSPDENGETTLDALIMNGITMEIGAVAAMRYVKDGIKAAKLVMEHTGHTLLVGEKATAFAISMGLAGPTNLSSPDSMEKWSNWRQNHCQPNFWKNVDPAGNCGPYHPINIPPFGSMDPVQNAVVETQGPTCQGWFESNNLLEPTNSHFKSVINRHNHDTISMAVIDKMGHVAAGTSTNGAAFKIPGRVGDGPIPGSSAYADDEVGACGATGDGDIMMRFLPCYQVVESMRRGMEPRDAAMDAISRISRKYPDFVGAVFAINKKGVHAGACHGWTFQYSVRNSSMRDVEVFTVTP; translated from the exons ATGGATCGGAGCAGCGCGGGGTTTCTCCTACGGCTCCTGCTGCTGCAATTCAGTTGGTTCTTG GCGTTGGGCGGAGGAGGCGCGGCGGAAGGGGGTGACCTGTTTCCGGTGGTGGTGAGCACCTGGCCGTTCCGGGAGGCGGTCAGGGCGGCGTGGGAGGTGGTCAAGGCCGGTGGCGCAGGGGGTTCGGCTGTGGATGCTGTCGTCGCTGGCTGCTCCGCCTGCGAGGTGCTCCGCTGCGATGGCACAG TTGGTCCAGGTGGAAGTCCAGATGAAAACGGTGAAACTACTTTAGATGCTCTTATCATGAATGGG ATAACGATGGAAATTGGAGCTGTGGCGGCCATGAGATATGTGAAAGATGGAATTAAGGCCGCAAAGTTGGTCATGGAGCACACCGGCCATACTCTTCTTGTTGGAGAGAAGGCAACCGCCTTTGCAATTTCAATGGGTCTTGCAGGACCAACTAACCTGAGCTCACCGGACTCAATGGAGAAATGGTCAAATTGGAGACAAAACCATTGCCAGCCTAACTTTTGGAAAAATGTTGATCCTGCTGGCAACTGTGGTCCATACCATCCTATAAATATACCACCATTTGGGTCTATGGACCCTGTTCAAAATGCTGTGGTGGAGACTCAAGGGCCCACCTGTCAAGGATGGTTCGAAAGTAATAATTTGCTGGAACCGACAAACTCCCATTTCAAGTCTGTTATTAATCGCCACAACCATGATACAATCTCTATGGCCGTGATTGACAAG ATGGGTCATGTAGCAGCTGGCACATCAACCAATGGTGCTGCGTTCAAAATTCCTGGAAG GGTAGGTGATGGACCAATACCAGGTTCTTCTGCATATGCTGATGATGAAGTTGGGGCTTGTGGAGCTACCGGTGATGGTGATATTATGATGCGCTTCCTTCCATG TTATCAAGTAGTAGAGAGCATGCGGCGAGGGATGGAGCCTCGAGATGCTGCCATGGATGCTATATCAAGAATTTCTCGGAAATACCCCGATTTTGTTGGTGCTGTATTTGCGATTAACAAGAAAGGAGTGCATGCCGGGGCATGCCATGGATGGACATTTCAGTATTCTGTCAGGAATTCCAGCATGCGAGATGTGGAGGTCTTCACAGTAACACCTTGA
- the LOC127335835 gene encoding probable isoaspartyl peptidase/L-asparaginase 3 isoform X2: MDRSSAGFLLRLLLLQFSWFLALGGGGAAEGGDLFPVVVSTWPFREAVRAAWEVVKAGGAGGSAVDAVVAGCSACEVLRCDGTVGPGGSPDENGETTLDALIMNGITMEIGAVAAMRYVKDGIKAAKLVMEHTGHTLLVGEKATAFAISMGLAGPTNLSSPDSMEKWSNWRQNHCQPNFWKNVDPAGNCGPYHPINIPPFGSMDPVQNAVVETQGPTCQGWFESNNLLEPTNSHFKSVINRHNHDTISMAVIDKMGHVAAGTSTNGAAFKIPGRVGDGPIPGSSAYADDEVGACGATGDGDIMMRFLPCGLQFLLQLSSSREHAARDGASRCCHGCYIKNFSEIPRFCWCCICD; this comes from the exons ATGGATCGGAGCAGCGCGGGGTTTCTCCTACGGCTCCTGCTGCTGCAATTCAGTTGGTTCTTG GCGTTGGGCGGAGGAGGCGCGGCGGAAGGGGGTGACCTGTTTCCGGTGGTGGTGAGCACCTGGCCGTTCCGGGAGGCGGTCAGGGCGGCGTGGGAGGTGGTCAAGGCCGGTGGCGCAGGGGGTTCGGCTGTGGATGCTGTCGTCGCTGGCTGCTCCGCCTGCGAGGTGCTCCGCTGCGATGGCACAG TTGGTCCAGGTGGAAGTCCAGATGAAAACGGTGAAACTACTTTAGATGCTCTTATCATGAATGGG ATAACGATGGAAATTGGAGCTGTGGCGGCCATGAGATATGTGAAAGATGGAATTAAGGCCGCAAAGTTGGTCATGGAGCACACCGGCCATACTCTTCTTGTTGGAGAGAAGGCAACCGCCTTTGCAATTTCAATGGGTCTTGCAGGACCAACTAACCTGAGCTCACCGGACTCAATGGAGAAATGGTCAAATTGGAGACAAAACCATTGCCAGCCTAACTTTTGGAAAAATGTTGATCCTGCTGGCAACTGTGGTCCATACCATCCTATAAATATACCACCATTTGGGTCTATGGACCCTGTTCAAAATGCTGTGGTGGAGACTCAAGGGCCCACCTGTCAAGGATGGTTCGAAAGTAATAATTTGCTGGAACCGACAAACTCCCATTTCAAGTCTGTTATTAATCGCCACAACCATGATACAATCTCTATGGCCGTGATTGACAAG ATGGGTCATGTAGCAGCTGGCACATCAACCAATGGTGCTGCGTTCAAAATTCCTGGAAG GGTAGGTGATGGACCAATACCAGGTTCTTCTGCATATGCTGATGATGAAGTTGGGGCTTGTGGAGCTACCGGTGATGGTGATATTATGATGCGCTTCCTTCCATG TGGACTGCAATTTTTGTTGCAGTTATCAAGTAGTAGAGAGCATGCGGCGAGGGATGGAGCCTCGAGATGCTGCCATGGATGCTATATCAAGAATTTCTCGGAAATACCCCGATTTTGTTGGTGCTGTATTTGCGATTAA
- the LOC127335837 gene encoding uncharacterized protein, whose product MDELGKAGAKKAEMWPWWAGASAAQLTAGLVWFRRGKGGGDMTMPFRAFAIATLIVGAGATAVTAGVSAAGVGSVAEMKDLGARIRRWSRVPPRRVQGGE is encoded by the exons atggatGAGCTGGGCAAGGCCGGCGCGAAGAAGGCCGAGATGTGGCCGTGGTGGGCGGGAGCGAGTGCCGCGCAGCTAACTGCCGGGCTGGTTTGGTTCCGGCGAGGCAAGGGCGGCGGGGACATGACGATGCCGTTCAGGGCGTTCGCCATCGCCACCCTCATCGTCGGCGCCGGCGCCACCGCGGTGACCGCCGGAGTGTCCGCGGCGGGCGTCGGATCG GTGGCGGAGATGAAGGACTTGGGCGCGAGAATCAGGAGGTGGAGCAGAGTTCCTCCTCGACGGGTCCAGGGAGGAGAGTAG